A genomic window from Gossypium hirsutum isolate 1008001.06 chromosome D10, Gossypium_hirsutum_v2.1, whole genome shotgun sequence includes:
- the LOC107914534 gene encoding RING-H2 finger protein ATL74, protein MLSASVNMHRRLLGTEVSLPPENGNKTHDSYLSETNFDTNLVVILAALLCALICAVGLNSIVRCALRCSRRFATETPEQAAARLATTGLKKRDLRQIPVAVYGEGVSLPSTECPICLGEFVDGEKVRVLPKCNHGFHVRCIDTWLLSHSSCPNCRHSLLEVDASKTETSQQVTSLRQPQNGLGGDHPNGSVVVVVG, encoded by the coding sequence ATGTTATCAGCAAGTGTGAATATGCATCGACGCCTGCTTGGGACAGAAGTGAGCTTGCCACCGGAAAATGGGAACAAAACTCATGATTCCTACCTTAGCGAGACAAATTTCGACACCAACTTGGTGGTTATATTGGCAGCTCTTTTATGCGCTCTGATCTGTGCAGTGGGGTTGAACTCTATAGTCCGTTGCGCTCTACGTTGCAGCCGAAGGTTTGCGACGGAGACCCCAGAACAAGCAGCTGCTCGCTTGGCGACAACAGGCCTGAAGAAACGAGATTTGAGACAAATCCCGGTGGCAGTGTATGGGGAAGGCGTGAGTTTGCCGTCGACGGAGTGCCCAATATGCCTGGGAGAGTTCGTTGATGGAGAAAAAGTAAGAGTGTTGCCAAAATGCAACCATGGGTTTCATGTGAGGTGCATTGATACATGGCTGCTCTCACACTCATCTTGCCCGAATTGTCGGCACTCGTTACTTGAAGTCGATGCATCAAAAACCGAGACATCCCAGCAAGTCACTTCCCTACGGCAACCACAGAATGGATTAGGTGGTGATCATCCAAACGGCAGCGTCGTTGTCGTTGTTGGATAG